In Kogia breviceps isolate mKogBre1 unplaced genomic scaffold, mKogBre1 haplotype 1 scaffold_234, whole genome shotgun sequence, the DNA window aaatgtcaattctccccaaattgacctataaatttaatgcaaccatatttgaagacaactgtggtttctagacaatgacaagataattctaaattaatatgaaattttaaaaataatacagtaaatctaaaattgaataaaataagattaatgctgtaaaggagacacatatgagattctacaatagcacagaggaaggaagaataggttcGATTAGGTAATTCAGGGGAGGCTCCTCAAAGGAGGTACCATTTGAACGGGCAGTTGAAAGATGACTGAGGACTTCCCACGTGGGCATTGATTTACTTAGGCTTTGCTGATCATCAAAAACTACAACCCATCTCACTCAGTCAGGTAAGGGGCTTGCACGTGCaactgtccaggagagaagtctcatagaaatctctggtgaggacttccctggtggcacagtgattaagaacccacccgccaatgcaggggacatggggttcgatccctggtcggggaagatcccacacgccgtggagcaactcagcccgtgcaccacacctactgagcctgcgctctagagcccaggagccacaactactgagcccacgcgccacaatgactgaagcccacctaccctagaacccgcgtgctgcaactactgaagcatgcacacctagagcccgtgctctgccacaagagaagccaccacaatgagaagcctgcacaccacaacgaacggtagcccccgcttgccgcaactagaaaaagccttcgtgcatcaacaaagacccaacgcagtggaaaaaaaaaaaaaaaaaaaaaaccaaaaaaacaagaagagaaatctttggtgagacctcacggtttctgggcttggagggcagttctggatctgaggttcctttcctgatcttagcagccagaacccctaaatagttaatgtagtcttctgtctgtctctatcttttcttgcctcctcctaccaatttttaatgttattattaaaaatcaccatcGACGTTTACTGAGATGTTATGAAAGGACAGACTAAGGATCGCCACTGCCAGCTCTACGTTATTCGATACAATTAAACCATGGGcttaaatggttcaaatttagcccatcatcatacattcctatagatttcatccagtagctaaatctgggggaggaaaagaaaaaggacccacacaaaattttcccagttgaagacatttttattctagtagccACCTCAGTCGCTGGAAGCATGGGCCTGTCCTCCGCGGGGGCAATGGCGCgtttgggagaggatgggggccctgcactgggcgggcggggcggggcagctgggggatgaggcaaagggctatgtgacagtgataggtcacaaagggcatcagaggataaataggctgtgccagggccttaggccgagaaagtggttacttctctcactaggactgacgttcacagccgcttggggagataaaaacccagaagcggaagtgagctgaggccgagggggagcctaccatacctctctacacacttgaagagattcagcctggggtccagccgccctacagagtccccgctgtgaccatcggtgcccctacccacacccctgcctctgggagaccctgaggcaaaggtgggggcctgtgggctgggcttggaAGACCTGCCATAAGGCCGcctgcgtgacacaggagcaccgcagctcgctctgctcttcggcccattaggccgagggagggaagagccaggggcccgccttaaccacgctgcctggcagtgatcgaagacagccatgagtggggactctctgctcccgtatcacacggcccagagcagcaccgggctgggcctgttcaaacgcaccatgggggagctgcagcagcaactgcACAATGGCGAATACGACATATTCAAGTACGCGCCGATATTCGAGAGCGACTTTATCCAGATCACGAAGAGGGGACACGTGATTGACGTGCACAACTGTGACTGCACGGTGACCGTGGGCATCGCATCCACCAGCCccgtcctcccactcccagacatcatgctgctggcccgacgggccaccggctgtgaacagcacgctgcgcacagccagcccaccaaggggaagagccacaaggttgccaagaccttagagctcaccaggctccttcccttgaagTTTGTGAGGATCTCCACGCACAATCGTGACAAACGACAGCTGCGCGTGAAGTTTGCCACTGGCCGCTCCTTCTACCTGCAGCTGTGTgcccctctggacgcgcaggaagacctcttcgcctactgggaagagctgatttacctcctgcgaccaccattggacggtcacagccgcacctacgctgttccagccggggacatgatctgcaggactctgttcgaggaggaggaggaggacgggaggagcccggcactggaggatttccaaggagagtgggatgaggaccaggtgagcatcaggagcctccacacgccctctgaggtggccgcggtcgggtctgcaggttttgctggcggggaggggatccaactggactcccacaagcccgataccatgtccgatgtggccactgccaaagcaaaacctacagtgcttgacaaagagtcagcatcgcgggcaacgacaaaggtggagacagcaggggtggcaggcggCACCGCAGCGGGTGCTTTGAGCGTGGCAGAGATCAAGTCTCCTGCCCCCGAAGAGCAGAGCACGGCCATAGCAGACACAGCCAGCAAGGGTCCAGGAGCaagtaaaaccaacacagccactgggggcactgcggggaagaagaccatccaaaaagcagccggcccgggctcaggcagccggagagccactagagacgaccaaaaggagaaaggccacggcagcccgggggacaacaagcagggcactgctcacaaagccatcagccgtgctcccatcaccaacgagtccaggacctcgcacaaatcgggcaggagcttacctacagcaagttcaggttccatcaccaagagactcagcaggatcggctctttcttcaggaatgtcaGGGCCAAGCTTACAACAAAGACAGTGTGGCCTCCTCACGCGAGGAATATGTGAGCATCCCGCCGAAGGCAGTGGAAGGGACCCGAATGGAGGccatcacagagacagcagagagtggccagggcctggaaatcactggtggtgtgacatctgagaccacggagccagcgaccgttgaaggacctagagctgggagctgcaaagggaaccagggctcagggaaatacccctggagagcccattgcagcttcctacggaaattgaaataaaaatctgagaatgcatgccgtgttctgtctgactttctaggtcccgaagcccagacggagcctcacagtggattctgggaggtcagctgcgccacagtctgagacccagtgtccagtcaagcgcagccccacctcacacacatgctcagcgccaacagcggtgctccatctggcctccactcctttctggctttgccccccccgacccccagccatggtggaaagtcagactatggcctgggaagctctccttcactatgcccgtattgttttttataaacgcttattccctctgaaggcctgtaaacaaagcaagaacagggacgcatgtcccctcgggctattcagtggacagaaataagggcagcagtagtggctagcaatcagaacagcaagcactctcacctagacttagccgttcccttcccaggtatataccctggagaaacacacatgttctaaggaacaactgtgagaatgtgtatagcaaaaataacttaacagcaaaacacaggaaacagcccaaatttccatcaacagaattaatacagcagactatgaagtgagtgcaatattcaatagtgaaaaataaatgagctacacacattagcatagatcaacttctcctgatttttaaaaacatcaaaagaatgggatacaattccactcacggaaccattctgaaacaagcccattctgaaacaagcccaaacaatgtattgcatagggtacatgttttaaaaacaactgtagctaaaaatgagggaagagtaaacacaaaatACGGGACAGTTTTCTCTCGGGTGGAAAGGCTAAGTCAAGGAGGTTGACACAAGGCTGTTAGTGCTGCTGGGAATCGCTCCATCTCTTAGGCAAGATGGTAGGTACACAAgtggtgtatttttcacattttactaactcTGAAATCAACAAGGTCACCGCGGCAGTTGTGATGGAGTTATTGccaatgcctttctctttttttcacttttctttatgcacaaaGGTGATGTCCGAAAGGCTtggcatctttaaattacatttatttaaggtaaagtacaagaacgctggtttggttattaggaaaagaaggaacaatatgcctactttccaggtaagaacactgaggctcagagaaggtaacctgctccagtcgcacatgggatctttgcagaacagtcatccaccagcccacttctttacgcaaagccctgtccggggcacgggaaggaggcaagcaaacaagcctgagataggaccggcacaagaacccgaggcaccagcattcttaccatcatgttccaaaactacagagatgagcatcaattttactagactgagcggagggaggggtgggggctgggagccggttatcggacttcagtgagctcacagctcttagctggccttctctcgagagcatccagaccacccctgagctgcgtctggctccctggcttctacctctagcctctggcatgacccgcgctgcagccataaacaggctcccacctggaattccagcgtccactcctggaacacccagcgtccagtcctcctgcagccactaattaaactttggaatgccctactcagaagggtttttccatatcaaatcttcaggaacttttttcttcttggggcTCCAAAATCAAATCCTTAACCCTCACGTGAGTGAGATTATTTGTTAGGTCAGAGCATCCTTGTGGATTGGACCTTCAGTTTGTGACTTCCACAGACCTCATcacgggagggtggggagaggtctcTTCTGTTGGTGGAGGGAATGGAGGGCACTTGGTGGGGAGCACTGATGAGAAAGCAAGACAGCCCGAGACCTACACATAGGCACTGTTGCCCCTGGCCAGACAAGGTTCCTGACCCCAGGATTAACCCAGAGCTTCCGAGAAGACTAGGAGCTGCAGGGAGACACAATGAATGGTTTACTCTCCACCAGCTTTTCCTTGGACCCAAGGTGGAGAAATTACGAAAAGATCACATCACATTCCTTTGATCTTATGATTTCCACACAGGCAAGTGCAGCTAAACACtagtctgaaggaagaaaaagtgttaaAACCATGTGCATAGCCCTTAGTCGTTTATAAAGTTCTTGAATGTGTGTGCCCCCTTCCGATGCTCACATCtttctattttgcagataagcaaacggaagttcagagcatttaaaggacttgctcagggtgggaggtgatggTGCAGAGAGGGAGCTACCTCAGTGCAACAACTTTCAGACAGTGTGCCACCCCGGTCCCACATAGAGGTACACGGATGGTGGAGGAGACAGGACAGCACGAGTAATTATCACAACTCTGAGTGACAAATACAATCAGAGACGTGTGTTTGGGGACTGGATCTATTCAGAGGAGGGGTTTTGGggttagggaaggcttcacaggggaattggcACTTTTAAGGATGAATAGGGCTCAGCCAGGTGAAGGAAGTATGAGGAGCAACggtaaaggtgggggaggggtgggagatgatCAGGCCACAGGAAAGAGCGCGTGCAAAGTACAAAGGCTTGAAACGTCACGGTGTGTTAAGCAACTACAGGTATGTCAGTACCACTGGTTGGAGGGCAAGAGAAGAGGGACGTGAGGCTGGAGAATCAGGCAGCTGGGTCTTGGGGAGCCTGGGGTACTATTTGAGTGTATGGGACTTGCGGAACCACTGAAGGCCAGCGTCTGATGGGAGTAAGATCCCTCTGGCTCCAGGGTGGAGAGTTGATGGGCAGGGGGCTGTCTGGAGACACGAggtcctccaggaagccactgcATTAATCCTGGCAGAGTTGGGGAGCCCTGAACCTGGGTggcactggggagacagaaggggGCAGAGTCGGGAGGTGTTGAAGAGATGGAACAGGACAATTTTCCAGCCCACATCCTGAAAGACGGGGAGCTCATGGTGTAGGTCTGGCCCTCATCTAAAGGAAGTAGAACTGACAGAGGTGGAGGTGACTTGCCCCTGTGGCGGCTATTGGTCAGTAGAGTGGGTGGCCAGAAAAGAGGCTCAACGGGAAAGCAAGGAGTAATGTGTTAAGATAGAAAACAACAGCTGCTAGACGGCTAAGGGTAAAACATCAGGATAAGGCAGCCGAGGCGGTCAGTGGGGCTTCAGCACTTGGAGAGGGGCAGAGCCCCTGAGAAGTTCCTTGTTTATCTGagagccctcctcccctgggcaAAGAGTCGCCCCAGAGAGCCCCTTGTGGCCACATGCTGGTACTGCAGGTTGGCGCTTGAATGAGGGGAGTCAGCACTGAGGCTGAGTCACCGTGACCCTTTCCCTTTGTCACACCACAATTAGTCTAATGCCAACCCCAAAGGTGTGAgctaggggaggtgggggggtctgGGCAATGAGGATGTGTCTCATCCAGGCGGCATggctccaggcccctggcagtggagcgGTAGAGTTTGAAATGGCTGAAAGGTCCCTGAGAGGCTGGGGACCCGAACCCAAGGGGACAATGAGTCACCGCCAAGAACAGGGGTGGAGTTAGTGCCAGGGTCCCTCTGCAGCATGGAAGCCATTTGAGAAATaactgctgagcacctactgtgggcaAGATAGGGAATCCGGGACCATGAGGATGTTCacatacaatacacacacacacacacacacacacacacacacgtgcgcgcgcgccTATAATACAAATCACAGCGTGGTAGTGGCCTCAGTGTACAGAAAGAGGCTTCACGGACAAGTGGAAGGCTTAGCACAGGGATGGCGGGCTGAGTGCTCTGGCACAGGGAATGGTgtgatggagagggagaagggcttgGGAGATGTTCACAGATGACAGACAACTGCAGTGTGCCCAGGGTGTAATGTGCTCGGCAGAGAGAGCGGGCTGTGCGGTGGGAAATGAGGCTAGAAATAGAAGTAAGGCCACAGCATAGAGGAGAGACCCAGAATGCCGCACAACTCCCCTGAACCCCATGATCTTCATGACTGCAAATGGGACCTGTAACCCAGGGCCGAGGGGTGTGCAGAGTTGGTTTCTCCAAGAGCAGAAGGGCAATGGAAACCTAGACTCTTCCCCTTTGCCAGTTCAGAGAATGTGAAATGGATAATGGAGGCCCATGGCTTCCCACACTCTCTGTAAGAGGACCTTATCCCACAGGTGTGCTGAGGTTGTTACCCCCCTCATCGTGGGAGCACCTGGAGGACCAGGCCACTTGGCTTTGGCTGCCAGGAGCCCCATCTGGTACCCCAGTGTGTGCCATTCCAATGATGTCATTTTCCACATGTGCCACAGCCTGTGAAAGGTTGGGAAACACCTTTCTAGATCGGCACATGCATGTACATGATACAGTTTGCAGGTACTGTGAATGCAGCAGCAAGGAGCTGCTGAGAAGTGCCTTCCCTGGACAGCTAGCCTGCTCCCCACAGCTTCAGCTGATGCTCACCACGgcacccctcttttcttttcccactgacaCTTTCACAGTCCCAGGACCCTGCCACAATGCAATATACACTGgttcaagggaaaaataagaacaaatatattgcttttcataaaactaaattagttttttaaacatctatcctTGGCCTTGAGATCATGTCCTGCCTCCTTGTCTGTTAACATTATATTCTGAAGTGCAGTTGACCCTGAAACAACACGAGTTTGAACTGCTCGAGTCCActgaaacttggatttttttttttttactaaatacatactacagtactacacagtccaTGGTTGGGTGCACCCGCACATGCGGAACCGCGGattcagagggccaactgtaaagttatatagggattttcacctgggggtggggaggttcctAACCCCAATGTTGATCAATGGTCAATTTATAACATTCATGCAGGAGAGTGTGCCATCGTAAGCATACCACTCGATGACATTTCACGAGATAAGCAACCCCACAAAACTAGCACCTGGCGAAGAATCAGAACATCCCTGCAACTCTGGAAGGGCCCCCTTGCAGCCACTCAAGGGTAACCACTACCCTAGCTTCCAACACCACAGATGAATGTTGTTTGCTTTTCaactttacagggcttccctggtggcgcagtggttgagaatccacctgccaatgcaggggacacgggttcgtgccccggtccgggaagatcccacatgccaccgagtggctgggcccgtgagccac includes these proteins:
- the LOC131749511 gene encoding Golgi-associated RAB2 interactor protein 4-like: MSGDSLLPYHTAQSSTGLGLFKRTMGELQQQLHNGEYDIFKYAPIFESDFIQITKRGHVIDVHNCDCTVTVGIASTSPVLPLPDIMLLARRATGCEQHAAHSQPTKGKSHKVAKTLELTRLLPLKFVRISTHNRDKRQLRVKFATGRSFYLQLCAPLDAQEDLFAYWEELIYLLRPPLDGHSRTYAVPAGDMICRTLFEEEEEDGRSPALEDFQGEWDEDQVSIRSLHTPSEVAAVGSAGFAGGEGIQLDSHKPDTMSDVATAKAKPTVLDKESASRATTKVETAGVAGGTAAGALSVAEIKSPAPEEQSTAIADTASKGPGASKTNTATGGTAGKKTI